Proteins encoded by one window of Streptomyces sp. NBC_01571:
- a CDS encoding SMI1/KNR4 family protein, which produces MNVQVPTSARNRSPSGPAPLRPEPLDEPSVKDENDDALIEKLRARACDPGRRFDTADVPTPWISERYGSARLEQRRDLIRSYCSDGTVQLKSDVEEVAVYYADAPRGPLFPPLSMADVDKAEHRIGRRLPKLLRRVYTEVANGGFGPDSGLASLTDGNRAPGHMSDWPSAVSTHERNRTSGVPTSWLHLAYGGCTMEWYLSLTAVGNPVLLYDADGWVPNWGQDAHDGVRHASASLRNWLRTWADGGDVWDDALKR; this is translated from the coding sequence ATGAACGTCCAGGTCCCAACCTCCGCCCGGAACCGATCGCCTTCTGGTCCCGCACCGCTCAGACCGGAGCCTCTCGACGAGCCGAGCGTCAAGGACGAGAACGACGATGCGCTGATCGAGAAGCTTCGTGCTCGGGCGTGCGATCCCGGACGGCGCTTCGACACGGCTGACGTTCCCACACCGTGGATCTCCGAGCGCTATGGCAGCGCGCGATTGGAGCAGCGCCGGGACCTCATCAGGTCGTACTGCAGCGACGGGACGGTACAGCTCAAGTCCGACGTCGAGGAGGTGGCCGTCTACTACGCTGACGCTCCCCGCGGCCCGCTGTTTCCGCCGCTCTCCATGGCGGATGTCGATAAGGCAGAACACAGAATCGGACGCCGCCTTCCCAAGCTTCTACGGCGCGTCTACACCGAGGTCGCCAATGGAGGCTTCGGTCCCGACAGCGGTCTGGCCTCGCTCACCGACGGCAACCGGGCCCCGGGGCACATGAGTGACTGGCCGAGCGCGGTCAGCACCCATGAACGCAACCGTACGAGTGGAGTGCCGACGTCGTGGCTGCACCTCGCTTACGGCGGATGCACGATGGAGTGGTACCTCTCGCTCACCGCGGTCGGTAACCCGGTGCTGCTCTACGACGCCGACGGTTGGGTGCCCAACTGGGGCCAAGACGCGCACGACGGCGTGAGACACGCATCGGCCTCACTGCGTAATTGGCTACGGACCTGGGCGGATGGCGGTGACGTTTGGGATGATGCACTCAAGCGGTGA
- a CDS encoding helix-turn-helix transcriptional regulator, translating to MPLHHAVLALLTQRPNHGYELKTRFEETIGPQWGGLNIGHLYQILERLVRDGFVSRSQVAQTDRPDKNLYTLTEAGESELRDWATTAWVRVGGFRDELFLKLLGAVALGPQTLDKLIESQRQTYLSELAGLAQQRRSHTGEPLVAVLIDAAIAHTKADLALLDSAAQHLGPLATAHGAQASGRSQQQAPDPVEATDGIDGAERSA from the coding sequence ATGCCACTCCACCACGCCGTGCTCGCGCTGCTGACCCAGCGGCCGAACCACGGATACGAACTCAAGACGCGCTTCGAGGAGACCATCGGCCCGCAGTGGGGCGGCCTGAACATCGGTCACCTTTACCAGATCCTCGAACGCCTGGTTCGTGACGGCTTCGTCTCACGTTCACAGGTCGCACAGACCGACCGGCCCGACAAGAACCTCTACACCCTCACCGAGGCCGGCGAGAGCGAGTTGCGTGACTGGGCCACCACCGCCTGGGTACGAGTCGGCGGCTTCCGTGACGAGCTGTTCCTGAAGCTCCTCGGTGCCGTGGCCCTGGGTCCGCAGACGCTTGACAAACTGATCGAGTCGCAGCGGCAGACCTACCTGTCCGAACTCGCCGGGCTGGCGCAGCAGCGCCGGTCCCACACCGGCGAGCCACTGGTTGCGGTCCTGATCGACGCAGCCATCGCGCACACCAAGGCCGATCTCGCACTGCTCGACAGCGCGGCACAACATCTGGGCCCACTCGCCACAGCACACGGCGCACAAGCGTCAGGGCGTTCACAACAGCAGGCACCCGACCCCGTCGAGGCCACTGACGGCATCGACGGAGCGGAAAGGTCCGCGTAG
- a CDS encoding ABC transporter ATP-binding protein: MAVSVALRGVSRRYPKLVALDGVDLEVPAGEVVMLTGPSGAGKSTVLHVTGGMDQPDEGHVEIDGTKLVPRDLDGHRRRIGFVFQRFHLLPALTALDNVLAPVLPRRVDFDRRARGMELLEAVGLGQRADALPSQLSGGQQQRIAIARALVNRPGLLLADEPTGNLDSIIGREIIDLLMSLRERYGMTMLIATHDAEVASNGDRVVRLQDGRITSDQRLTPSDDVLDRLGGLRP, encoded by the coding sequence ATGGCTGTGAGCGTGGCGTTGCGCGGGGTGAGCCGGCGGTATCCGAAGCTCGTCGCCCTGGACGGCGTGGACCTGGAGGTCCCCGCTGGCGAGGTGGTGATGCTGACCGGACCCTCCGGTGCCGGCAAGTCCACCGTGCTCCATGTGACAGGTGGTATGGACCAGCCCGACGAGGGGCACGTCGAGATCGACGGGACGAAGCTGGTGCCCCGGGATCTGGACGGTCACCGGCGCCGCATCGGCTTCGTCTTCCAGCGCTTCCACCTGCTGCCCGCGCTGACCGCGCTGGATAACGTGCTCGCACCCGTCCTGCCACGCAGGGTGGACTTCGACCGGCGAGCGCGTGGCATGGAACTGCTCGAAGCGGTCGGCCTGGGCCAGCGGGCCGATGCCCTTCCCTCGCAGTTGTCGGGTGGCCAGCAGCAACGCATCGCGATCGCACGTGCATTGGTCAACCGGCCGGGACTGCTGCTGGCCGACGAGCCGACGGGCAACCTGGACAGCATCATCGGGCGAGAGATCATCGACCTGCTGATGTCGCTGCGCGAGCGGTACGGGATGACGATGCTGATCGCCACCCATGACGCGGAAGTCGCCTCCAACGGCGACCGCGTGGTGCGGTTGCAGGACGGCAGGATCACTTCTGACCAGCGGCTCACACCCTCCGACGACGTGCTGGACCGGCTGGGGGGCCTGCGCCCGTGA
- a CDS encoding FtsX-like permease family protein, which produces MMILDQLRRRRGRALALAAGILVAATSFTLLTATVSTSKATTVGEVRRNARSAYDVLVRPPGSQTAVERQSGRVAPNFLSGTFGGITMDQYRRIRDMAGVDVAAPVANIGYLVVGSSVTVDVSRFLDSGASRQILRLSPMLTAGLGTHRMSDQYVYLTRRPLTSAESSDGIFRSDTLEEGTTQKSTRQYQLKGKYDVCYYFNWDKTEQTSFNGELPMKPNLIAEDLSGKSAFDRDLHSLMNCQSGQDKATIDVWTGYPVLLSAVDPVAEDRLVGLGDAVTSGRMLTEKDKPWVLSSTKSVHGQRDSYIPAMLSSNPLTAGTLKATVERLDIGDPAELPSKLGNPTAHSFVSGLHGTPVGLVRADLSKGYRKTLGEDSFNTDAYWTVGPVTYRKTSGGELAAEAQPPQKPSLWVTNSSEQPFPYVPEENQGEQYRKVTKHAATECIGRGFCDGVDSGRLPNPFVHLVGRYDTGKLPGFAPLSDAPLETYQPPQVTGADAATRKALKDRPLRPDRNLGGYLSPPPTMLTTMDSITALTKSRRVPSLQDKAPVSAIRIRVAGVSGVDTASRARVNAVAGRIQAAYPGLQVDVTVGSSPAPQTVALSASAQVTERWVAKGVALRILRAVDTKSAVLFVLVLVVCALFLGQAALASVRSRRTEIGTLRCLGWSSAEVLRLVLGELAVIGLAAGAAGAVVAYVLSQVLGQTNTGAKSLLVLPVAFLLATAAGLVPAWLATRLGPMEAVRPAVTPVHRTHPVRSVAGLAVLNLLRVRGRTLLGAAGLALGVAGFTMLLAMTLAFRGEVAGSLLGNAVVAQAREADYLSVALSLLLGAAGAIDVLVISQRERAADLAVLRATGWTNRELAMLTLYEGIGLALLGGLAGAVAGLAGVLSLGQGVLHGHLLAVTGAALLATLTATMLVSAALLVPIRALSRIAPVHLLAAD; this is translated from the coding sequence ATGATGATTCTCGACCAGCTCCGGCGGCGGCGCGGGCGCGCGCTAGCTCTGGCCGCCGGAATCCTGGTGGCGGCGACCAGCTTCACCCTGCTGACCGCCACGGTGAGCACGAGTAAGGCCACGACGGTGGGCGAGGTACGCCGGAACGCACGGTCCGCCTACGACGTCCTGGTGCGTCCGCCCGGCTCCCAGACAGCCGTGGAGCGGCAGAGCGGACGGGTCGCGCCGAACTTCCTGTCCGGTACGTTCGGCGGCATCACCATGGACCAGTACCGACGTATCCGCGACATGGCCGGAGTTGACGTGGCCGCGCCGGTCGCCAACATCGGTTATCTCGTGGTGGGAAGCTCCGTCACCGTGGATGTGTCCCGCTTCCTGGACAGCGGCGCATCCCGGCAGATCCTGCGGCTCAGCCCCATGCTCACCGCGGGGCTGGGTACTCACCGCATGTCCGATCAGTATGTCTACCTCACCCGCAGACCTTTGACGTCGGCAGAGAGTTCGGACGGCATCTTCAGATCCGACACCCTGGAAGAGGGCACGACGCAGAAGAGCACGCGGCAGTACCAGTTGAAGGGCAAGTATGACGTCTGCTACTACTTCAACTGGGACAAGACTGAGCAGACGAGCTTCAACGGGGAACTGCCCATGAAGCCGAACCTCATAGCCGAAGACCTCAGTGGCAAGTCCGCGTTCGACCGGGACCTGCACTCGCTGATGAACTGCCAGTCCGGGCAGGACAAGGCCACCATTGACGTCTGGACGGGCTACCCGGTGCTGCTGTCCGCCGTCGATCCGGTCGCAGAGGACCGTCTGGTGGGCCTGGGCGACGCGGTCACCTCGGGCAGAATGCTCACCGAGAAGGACAAACCGTGGGTGCTGTCCTCCACGAAGAGCGTCCACGGGCAGCGCGACTCCTACATCCCGGCAATGCTCAGCAGCAACCCGCTGACCGCCGGGACGCTTAAGGCCACTGTCGAGCGACTCGATATCGGTGACCCGGCCGAACTGCCCTCCAAGTTGGGCAACCCGACCGCTCACAGCTTCGTGAGCGGCCTGCACGGCACCCCCGTAGGCCTGGTCCGCGCCGACCTGAGCAAGGGTTACCGGAAGACGCTGGGTGAGGACTCGTTCAACACCGACGCCTACTGGACGGTCGGCCCGGTCACCTACCGCAAGACGTCGGGCGGTGAACTCGCCGCCGAGGCGCAGCCGCCACAGAAGCCCAGCCTGTGGGTGACCAACTCGTCCGAGCAGCCGTTCCCCTACGTTCCCGAGGAAAACCAGGGCGAGCAGTACCGGAAAGTGACCAAACACGCCGCCACAGAGTGCATCGGGCGGGGCTTCTGCGACGGCGTCGACTCAGGGCGTCTGCCCAATCCCTTCGTGCACCTGGTCGGCCGCTACGACACCGGGAAGCTGCCAGGCTTCGCACCGCTCTCCGACGCCCCCTTGGAGACCTATCAGCCGCCCCAGGTCACCGGAGCGGACGCAGCCACCCGCAAAGCACTTAAAGATCGACCGCTCCGGCCCGACCGAAACTTGGGCGGCTACCTCAGCCCGCCGCCCACCATGCTGACGACGATGGACTCCATCACCGCGCTCACCAAGAGCCGCCGGGTCCCAAGCCTGCAGGACAAGGCGCCGGTCAGCGCGATCAGGATCCGCGTGGCCGGGGTGAGCGGCGTCGACACCGCGTCCCGGGCGCGGGTGAACGCTGTGGCCGGGAGGATTCAGGCCGCCTACCCCGGCCTCCAGGTCGACGTCACCGTCGGCAGTTCGCCCGCCCCGCAGACGGTGGCGCTGAGTGCCTCGGCACAGGTGACGGAGCGCTGGGTCGCCAAGGGTGTGGCACTGCGCATCCTCAGAGCGGTGGACACCAAGAGCGCCGTGCTCTTCGTGCTCGTTCTCGTCGTGTGCGCGCTGTTCCTCGGGCAGGCGGCGCTGGCCTCGGTACGCTCGCGCCGCACCGAGATCGGCACCTTGCGCTGTCTGGGATGGAGCAGCGCCGAGGTACTTCGCCTCGTGCTCGGCGAACTGGCGGTGATCGGCCTCGCCGCGGGGGCTGCAGGCGCGGTCGTGGCCTATGTGCTGAGCCAGGTGCTGGGGCAGACCAATACCGGCGCCAAGTCACTCCTTGTATTGCCGGTGGCGTTCCTCCTGGCCACGGCGGCGGGCCTGGTTCCCGCCTGGCTCGCCACCCGGCTGGGGCCGATGGAAGCAGTCCGGCCTGCGGTGACGCCGGTCCATCGCACACACCCGGTCCGTTCGGTGGCTGGACTGGCCGTGCTCAACCTCCTACGGGTGAGGGGCCGCACGTTGCTCGGCGCGGCCGGGCTGGCACTGGGAGTGGCGGGCTTCACGATGCTTCTCGCTATGACGCTGGCCTTCCGGGGCGAGGTGGCCGGATCGCTGCTCGGCAACGCCGTGGTGGCGCAGGCGCGCGAGGCCGACTACCTCAGCGTCGCCCTGTCCTTGTTGCTGGGCGCGGCCGGCGCCATCGACGTCCTGGTCATCTCACAGCGCGAGCGAGCTGCCGATCTCGCGGTGCTGCGGGCAACTGGCTGGACCAACCGCGAACTGGCGATGCTGACCCTCTATGAGGGAATCGGCCTGGCCCTGCTGGGCGGACTGGCCGGCGCGGTGGCGGGACTGGCTGGGGTGCTGTCGCTGGGACAAGGCGTCCTGCACGGACACCTTCTCGCGGTGACCGGCGCCGCACTCCTGGCCACACTGACGGCGACCATGCTGGTGAGCGCGGCTTTGCTGGTGCCGATCCGGGCACTGTCCCGGATCGCCCCCGTTCACCTGCTCGCCGCCGACTGA
- a CDS encoding serine hydrolase — protein sequence MSARPLPVSTPAAQGVDAAGVHAFLDAVEAAPDIEPHSLMLLRHGHVVASGWWAPYAPDRLHLLYSLSKSFTSTAAGFAVAEGLVRLDDPVISYFPEFEAEITDPRSRSMLVRHVASMASGHLGETFEAAARVDRKEIVLGFLLVPPDQEPGTVFAYNQPATYTLAAIVQRVTGQSLTEYLRPRLLDPLGIGETAWLQRPAGRDLGFSGLHAATDAIARLGQFYLQDGVWDGERLLPSWWITEATREQIPTADGTAVDAGSDWQRGYGFQFWMGRHGYRGDGAFGQFCVVLPEQDVVIATTAATENMQALLNLMWRHLLPAFGSTPLAGTEDEGLRRRLAGLALPPVEASPEPPAAGDAWARTVFVPQDGVCAEQRTLTGVEVVAPVDDGGWRVSLAEGDERHELRLTAAGWTVEDGPIPMAVSGGWTDPDTLRFDVVFLETPHRLTVRCVLSDGTFGVRWHTTPLHRGPLRSLAAPGRERVCQG from the coding sequence ATGAGTGCCCGTCCCCTGCCCGTCAGCACCCCCGCCGCCCAGGGGGTCGACGCCGCGGGCGTCCACGCGTTCCTCGACGCGGTCGAGGCCGCGCCGGACATCGAACCGCACAGCCTGATGCTCCTGCGTCACGGGCACGTCGTGGCCTCCGGTTGGTGGGCGCCGTACGCACCCGACCGCCTCCACCTGCTGTACTCGCTCAGCAAGAGTTTCACGTCCACGGCCGCCGGATTCGCCGTCGCGGAAGGGCTGGTGCGCCTCGACGACCCCGTGATCTCGTACTTCCCCGAGTTCGAGGCGGAGATCACCGACCCGCGCAGCCGTTCCATGCTCGTCCGGCACGTGGCGTCCATGGCCAGCGGACACCTCGGTGAGACCTTCGAGGCGGCCGCCCGAGTCGACCGGAAGGAGATCGTGCTGGGATTCCTCCTCGTGCCGCCGGACCAGGAGCCGGGGACCGTCTTCGCCTACAACCAGCCCGCCACGTACACGCTCGCCGCGATCGTCCAGCGGGTGACCGGACAGTCGCTGACCGAGTACCTGCGGCCCCGCCTGCTCGACCCGCTGGGCATCGGTGAGACCGCCTGGCTGCAGCGTCCGGCGGGGCGCGACCTCGGCTTCAGCGGTCTGCACGCGGCGACGGACGCGATCGCCCGGCTCGGCCAGTTCTACCTCCAGGACGGAGTCTGGGACGGCGAACGCCTGCTGCCCTCCTGGTGGATCACGGAGGCCACGCGCGAGCAGATCCCCACCGCTGACGGTACGGCCGTGGACGCTGGCTCCGACTGGCAGCGGGGATACGGGTTCCAGTTCTGGATGGGCCGGCACGGCTACCGCGGCGACGGTGCCTTCGGGCAGTTCTGCGTGGTGCTCCCCGAACAGGACGTGGTGATCGCGACGACGGCCGCGACCGAGAACATGCAGGCCCTGCTGAACCTGATGTGGCGGCACCTCCTCCCGGCGTTCGGTTCCACGCCGCTCGCGGGCACCGAGGACGAGGGGCTGCGACGCCGTCTGGCGGGGCTGGCCCTGCCACCGGTCGAGGCGAGCCCCGAACCGCCCGCTGCGGGTGACGCCTGGGCGCGCACCGTGTTCGTCCCCCAGGACGGCGTCTGCGCGGAGCAGCGAACCCTGACGGGTGTAGAGGTCGTGGCCCCGGTGGACGACGGCGGCTGGAGGGTGTCGCTCGCCGAGGGCGACGAGCGGCACGAACTGCGGCTCACCGCGGCGGGGTGGACGGTCGAGGACGGGCCGATCCCCATGGCGGTGAGCGGAGGATGGACGGATCCGGACACGCTCCGCTTCGACGTGGTGTTCCTGGAGACCCCGCATCGCCTGACCGTGCGCTGCGTGCTGTCGGACGGCACCTTCGGCGTGCGCTGGCACACGACGCCGCTGCACCGGGGCCCACTGCGCTCACTGGCGGCACCCGGACGGGAACGGGTGTGCCAGGGGTAG
- a CDS encoding alcohol dehydrogenase, which produces MTTYRVAQVESAGGSFEIVEREATPPGPGHVRVTVDACGVCHSDTFFVNAGVPGVTFPVVPGHEIAGRVEELGEGTQGRGWEVGDRVAVGWFGGACGYCTPCREGDFVVCENLKVPGWQYEGGYAESVVVPVDTLARIPDALAATDAAPLACAGVTVFNGLRRSSARPGDLVAVLGVGGLGHLAVQYAVAMGCETVAIARGAGKADFAKRLGAHHYVDSTADTPVAEALRSLGGAQVVLATASNSEAITATVDGLRHRGELVVIGLDGTPLGVSPAQLITGAKVVRGHPSGTSQDTQDTMAFSALHGIRPMTEVVPLDQTDEAYRKMLAGSARFRMVLSNR; this is translated from the coding sequence ATGACCACCTATCGAGTCGCTCAAGTGGAGTCCGCCGGCGGTTCGTTCGAGATCGTCGAGCGAGAGGCCACTCCGCCGGGCCCCGGCCATGTGCGGGTCACCGTCGACGCCTGCGGGGTGTGCCACAGCGACACCTTCTTCGTGAACGCCGGGGTTCCGGGCGTGACGTTCCCGGTGGTCCCCGGGCACGAGATCGCCGGGCGCGTCGAGGAACTCGGAGAAGGGACGCAGGGCCGCGGCTGGGAGGTCGGCGACCGGGTGGCGGTCGGCTGGTTCGGCGGCGCCTGCGGCTACTGCACGCCCTGCCGGGAGGGCGACTTCGTCGTCTGCGAGAACCTGAAGGTTCCCGGGTGGCAGTACGAGGGGGGATACGCGGAGTCGGTCGTCGTACCGGTGGACACCCTGGCCCGGATCCCCGACGCGCTGGCGGCGACCGACGCGGCGCCGCTGGCCTGCGCGGGAGTGACGGTGTTCAACGGACTGCGGCGCAGCTCGGCACGGCCGGGTGACCTGGTGGCCGTCCTCGGAGTCGGGGGACTCGGCCACCTGGCGGTGCAGTACGCGGTCGCGATGGGCTGCGAGACGGTGGCCATCGCCCGTGGTGCGGGCAAGGCGGACTTCGCCAAGCGACTCGGCGCCCACCACTACGTCGACAGCACGGCCGACACGCCGGTCGCCGAGGCGCTGCGGTCCCTGGGTGGCGCACAGGTCGTCCTCGCCACCGCCTCCAACTCCGAGGCCATCACGGCGACCGTGGACGGACTGCGCCACCGCGGCGAGCTGGTCGTCATCGGCCTGGACGGCACTCCCCTGGGGGTCAGCCCGGCTCAGCTGATCACGGGCGCCAAGGTCGTCCGCGGGCATCCGAGCGGCACCTCGCAGGACACCCAGGACACCATGGCGTTCAGCGCCCTGCACGGCATCCGTCCGATGACGGAGGTCGTACCGCTGGACCAGACGGACGAGGCGTACCGGAAGATGCTCGCGGGCTCCGCGCGGTTCCGCATGGTGCTCAGTAATCGGTAA
- a CDS encoding IS5 family transposase, which yields MTEAEWQVIRAVLPVPAWLEGRGGRPEGFCHRVMIDAVRYVVDNGVKWANLPADFPPYRRVHAFARRWQVNGLLAELHDRLRDKVRAKEGRSPDPTASIVDSQSVRAAANIPRSTSGWDGGKKVGGRKRHLVVDCLGLVLAVAVTAASVQDRDAAVPLLEWLRKMYFSIRLVWADGGYAGSLVDWAREKLRLTLEIVKRTDDTVGFVVLPRRWVVERTLSWLMRSRRLVRDYETLPAMHEAMVLWSMTMLMSGRLAGRRPGAFRRPAPRAR from the coding sequence ATGACGGAGGCGGAGTGGCAGGTCATCCGGGCGGTACTGCCGGTTCCGGCCTGGTTGGAGGGGCGGGGTGGGCGGCCGGAGGGCTTCTGCCACCGTGTGATGATCGACGCTGTCCGCTACGTGGTCGACAACGGCGTCAAGTGGGCCAACCTGCCTGCGGACTTCCCTCCGTATCGGCGGGTGCACGCCTTCGCCCGCCGCTGGCAGGTCAACGGCCTGCTCGCCGAGCTCCACGACCGACTGCGCGACAAGGTCCGGGCGAAGGAGGGCCGCTCACCGGACCCGACGGCCTCCATCGTGGACTCGCAGTCGGTGCGGGCGGCGGCGAACATCCCGCGCTCGACATCCGGATGGGACGGCGGGAAGAAGGTGGGCGGGCGCAAGAGGCACCTGGTGGTGGACTGCCTCGGCCTGGTCCTGGCCGTGGCAGTGACCGCGGCAAGCGTGCAGGACCGCGATGCCGCGGTGCCCCTGCTGGAGTGGCTGCGCAAAATGTACTTCTCCATCCGCCTGGTCTGGGCGGACGGCGGCTATGCCGGCAGCCTGGTCGACTGGGCCCGCGAGAAGCTCCGGCTCACTCTGGAGATCGTCAAACGGACTGATGACACCGTGGGGTTCGTGGTGCTGCCGCGCAGGTGGGTGGTGGAGAGAACGCTGAGCTGGCTGATGCGTTCGCGTCGACTGGTTCGCGACTACGAGACGCTGCCCGCCATGCACGAGGCCATGGTGCTGTGGTCGATGACCATGCTCATGAGCGGCCGCCTGGCCGGACGCCGCCCGGGTGCCTTCAGACGGCCGGCACCACGAGCGCGGTGA
- a CDS encoding SAM-dependent methyltransferase: protein MAAMTYEGSSIDPAKPSIARVYDYLLGGKDNYAVDREIGDVFKRDLPGSVAIAFANRAALTRAVREIAKTTGIRQFIDLGSGLPTADNVHQVAQRHAPESRVVYVDIDPQVLVHGRALLENNDRTRVVAVDVRNPEGIRTHPDTLEIIDFTRPVAVVLSAILHHVNDDEDPAGIVRYWRDHVPSGSYFFISHFRSGNNPETAEAEKVLQQTFGRGRWRTDAEIASLLDGLEILDPGIVPASLWRPDESDNPWKNSGGRRELTVWEHLIAAGLARKA from the coding sequence ATGGCCGCCATGACGTACGAAGGCTCCTCCATCGACCCGGCCAAGCCCAGCATCGCCCGCGTCTACGACTACCTGCTCGGCGGCAAGGACAACTACGCCGTGGACCGTGAGATCGGCGACGTGTTCAAGCGCGACCTACCTGGTTCGGTGGCCATCGCATTCGCCAACCGCGCGGCCCTGACCCGGGCTGTCAGGGAGATCGCGAAGACCACCGGCATTCGACAGTTCATCGACCTGGGCAGTGGTCTGCCGACCGCGGACAACGTCCACCAGGTCGCGCAACGGCATGCCCCCGAGTCCCGGGTCGTCTACGTCGACATCGACCCCCAAGTGCTGGTCCACGGCCGCGCGCTGCTGGAGAACAACGACCGGACCCGCGTCGTCGCGGTCGATGTGCGCAACCCCGAAGGCATCCGCACTCACCCTGACACCCTGGAAATCATCGATTTCACTCGTCCCGTCGCCGTCGTCCTCAGCGCTATCCTCCACCACGTCAACGATGACGAGGACCCGGCCGGCATCGTCCGCTACTGGCGAGACCACGTCCCCTCCGGAAGTTACTTCTTCATCAGCCACTTCCGCTCCGGCAACAACCCGGAGACCGCGGAGGCCGAGAAGGTCCTCCAGCAGACGTTCGGCCGCGGCCGGTGGCGCACCGACGCGGAGATCGCCTCTCTGCTGGACGGCCTGGAGATCCTCGACCCCGGGATCGTCCCCGCGTCCCTGTGGCGTCCCGACGAGAGCGACAACCCCTGGAAGAACAGCGGCGGAAGACGAGAACTCACGGTCTGGGAACACCTCATAGCCGCCGGACTGGCCCGGAAAGCCTAA
- a CDS encoding metalloregulator ArsR/SmtB family transcription factor: MGHGTDTASSATTRERLDAVGTADVAATLQALATPSRLHILAHLQEGPCSVGELADAVGMEASACSHQLRLLRNLGLVSGERRGRSIIYALYDNHVAELLDQALYHVEHLRMGIRDAPVASAEETPAGP; this comes from the coding sequence ATGGGCCACGGAACCGACACCGCCAGCAGTGCCACCACCCGCGAGCGCCTCGATGCCGTCGGCACCGCCGATGTCGCCGCCACCCTCCAGGCCCTCGCCACACCCTCCCGTCTCCACATCCTGGCCCATCTCCAGGAAGGCCCGTGCTCGGTCGGAGAGCTCGCCGATGCCGTCGGTATGGAAGCCTCCGCCTGCTCCCACCAACTTCGTCTGCTGCGCAATCTAGGTCTGGTCAGCGGGGAACGCCGAGGTCGCTCGATCATCTACGCCCTCTACGACAACCACGTCGCCGAACTCCTCGACCAGGCCCTCTACCACGTTGAGCACCTGCGCATGGGAATCCGCGATGCTCCTGTGGCTTCCGCTGAAGAGACGCCGGCCGGGCCGTAG